GGGATCAGCCGGCGCCGGCCCGCGTGCGATCATGCCGTCATGAGTGGCGACGTACCTCCCGAGGTCAGCGCCCTGGCCATCAACGTCACGGTCCCCGAAGAGCTCCGCTGGACCGACACGCGACGCGGCGAGGAGTTCCAGCTGACCACACTCAACGTCCGGCTGCTCCCGGACGGGCGCCTCGCGGCCAAGGCGTACGGCCGACCGACCGCCGGCGGCCGCGGCACGTACGTCTCCTTCCCCCTGCCCGACCGGCCCGAGCTGGCGGCCCTCGTCGACCAGGCCGCCCGGCGCGCGGGCGCGATGTGGGCCGCTCACCGCGGGCTCGGCTGACCGCCCGACGACCGGGTTCGGGCGGGCGGCGGACCCGGGGGGCGCGGCAGGCGCTCCGGGACCATCGTGGTGACCGGAGGTCCGCAGCCGGACACGCCGACTTCCACCGGGTGGACCACGGCGAAGTGCGCGTGCCGCCGGGACGGCAGCCGGGAGCATGGCGGCATGGGGCGTCGGAGAGGGGGAGCGCGGGACCTGCTGGAACGCCGGGAGAAGGTGCGGCAGGCGAACTTCCTGGAACTCTTCGTCGACCTGGTGCTCGTGTTCGCCCTCTCCGGGGTGGTGGGCCGCGTCGTGCGGGACATCACCGCCGAGTCGCCGGTCGTGCGGTGGCGTTCCCTGGTGTACCTGCTGGTGCTGTCCATGCCGCTGATCTGGTTGTGGATCACCACGGCACACATCACCAGCTGGTTCGACCCTCGCCGCCGCAAGATCCAATGGGTGGTGCTGGCCAGCGCGTTCGGTCTGCTGGTCATGGCCTCCGCGTTGCCGGGCGCGTTCGTCGACCGGGGGTGGGCGTACGTGGTCCCGTACGTGGCCCTGCACTGCCTGCGTCCGCTGGTCCTGCTGCCCAGTGTGGCCGGACACGCTCTGCGCGACCTGTACCTGCGGTCGCTGCCCTGGTGCGCGGGCGTGGGCATCCTCTGGTTCGTCGGCGCGACCACCGCCGGCGGCGCCCGCGCCGTCCTGTGGGCGCTCGCCGTGACGATCGACATCGTCGCCGCCCAGCTGCGGTGGCCGCTGCCGGGCAGACCCCGCCCGCCGGTCAGCGCCTGGGCCATGGACAGCGGACACCACCTGCCCGAGCGCTACCAGCAGCTGCTGATGATCGCCCTCGGCGAGACCGTCCTGGCCGCCGGGGTCACCTTCACCAACCAGACGATCACCCCGGCGACCTCGGCGGGGCTGGTGGTGGCGTACCTGTCCACGGTCCTGCTCTGGCGCATCTACTTCTACCGCTCCGGGCAGGTCCTCGCCGACGCCGTCGCCGCCGCGACGGACCGGCTGGCCGCCGGGCGTGCCACCGGCATCGCCCACGTCGTCATGGTCATCGGCATCGTCACCACCGCGGTCGGCTACGAGATCGTGCTCACCCACCCCGGCGATCCGCCCGAACAGGCGTGGCTGGCGGTGATCCTCGGCGGGCCGGCGCTGTTCCTCTACGGCCGTATCCGCCTGGAACGGGTCGTGTTCGACCGGCTGTCGTTGCGGCGGGTGGTCGCCATCGCCACCCTGGCCGTCGCGTCCGTGCCGCTGTACTTCGCCCCGCCGCTGGCCGCCGCGGTGGTGGCCGCGCTCGTGCTGACCGGCGTCGCGCTCGCCGACGCCCAGCACGCCGCCGGCCGACCGCCCGAGGCCCCCTCCCCGGCGCACTGACCGGCTCGGACGGCGCACGGGCGCGACCGGCGCGTGCCGGAGCCCGGGGAACGGGTCGGCCCCGTGAGCAGGTCGACATCGACGGTCTTCACCGTCGACGTGGTATACCAGCGGTAGGGATGACGTCACTGGCAGGCTGGTCGAAGACGACATGACGGAACCGTCGACGCTGTGGTGCGCCGTTCTGGGTCCGCTGCTGGTCCAGGTCGGCCCGGCACCCCTGAGCCTGCCGGGCAAGCGCCAACAGGCCCTCCTGGCAGCCCTCGCCCTGCAACCGAGGGTCCACCTGCCCGCGAGAGCGCTGTCCGCCCGGGTCTGGCCCGACGAGAGCGACCCCCCGGACGCGGCGCTGCACGTGCTGGTGCACCGGGTGCGTCGGCGGCTCGCGGCGGCGGATCCCGGGGCGGCACGACTGCTCCGCCACTCCGCCCGCGGCTACCTGCTCGACCTGCCTCCCGGCGGCAGCGACCTGGACACCTTCCGCGACCACGCCCGGCGGGCCCGCACGGCGGGGGTGGACCATCCGGCCCTGGCGGCCGAACACGCGCGCCGCGCGGTGGAGCTGGTCCGTGGCGAGCCGGGTCAGGAGCTGTGGCCGGACCCGCAGCGCTGGCCGGAGGTGCGGGCGGTGGGTGAGGAGATCACCGAGGTACGCCGGATCGGGCTGCAGGCGCGGCTGCGTACCGGTGACCATCTCGCCGTGCTGTCCGAGCTGACCGCCCTGGCCCAGCGTGAACCCCTCACCGAATGGATCCACGACCTGCTCCTCAGGGCCCTGTACCTGGCCGGGCGGCAGCACGAAGCGGTCACGGCGTACGCCCGCTTCCGGGCCGCGGTCGCCGCCGAGCTGGGTCTGAGCCCCGGACCCGGGATCAGCGCCACCTATCGGATGGTCCTCGGCCACCATCCGGCGCTGCTGCCGGCCGGCCCACCCACCGCCCACCCGGGCAGGGCGCCGGGTCCCGGGGTGGGCCCCCGGGCGACGGTCACCGACTCCCCGCTGCGCGACAGCATGCGGGCGCTGGACCGGGCCGGTGACTTCGCCGCCGCGCAGGGCGGCTACGACCAGGCCGTCGACTGCTATCGGAGCCTGCTCGGCCTGCAGGCCGAACCGGCCGAGCGGGCCCGGATCCTGCTGCGCCTGGGCGAGGCCCGATACCACGCCTCCGGCACCGGGCACGAGGAGCTGGCCGGGGCCGCCGCGATCTTCCACCGCGACGGTGACCTGTCACGGGCGGCGGAGGCCCTGTCCTGGCGAGCCCGCGCCCGGTGGCTCATCCCCGACGACGCCGACCCGGTCGGCCCGCAACTGGCCCGGATCCTCGACCTCGTCGATCCTCGCCGGCCCGGACCGGCCGGTACGGCCGCGCTGGTCAACGCCTGCGGCCTGCTCGCCGTGACCGGCCAGCCGCGGGCCGCCCGGCGGGCCGGACTGCTCGGCCTGGCCTGGGCACGCCGCCTGGCGCTCACGCCGCTGGACCTGCGGGCGCGCAGCAACCTGGCGATGATCGCCGTGGACGACGGTGACCTGGGCGCGGTGGACGAGCTCGCCGCCGTCCTGGCCGCCTACCGGTCGCGGGGGGTCTGGGTGCCGCCGGCGCTGCTGGTGACCCTCGCCGACGCCGAGGAGCGGGCGGGGCTGCTCAGCGCGGCCCGGGCGCACCGCTCGGCGGCGATGCGGGTGACCCGGTCGCGGGGCGCCACCGCCGACCTCGCCTGGCTGGAGGCCGAACAGATCCGGGAGTCCTTCCATCGCGGCCGGTGGCAGGAGGCGACGGACTCGGCCCGGGCGTTCCTGGCCGGCCCGCAGCAGGAGCACCGCATGGCCGGGGAGGTGCACCTCGTGGTGGGCCGCATCGCCGCCACCCGGGGCGACCTGTCCTCCGCCCTGCGGCACGCCGACGCCGCGGTGCGGCTGGCCCGCCGTGGTGGCGGCCGGTCCACCCTCGGCCCCGCGTTGACGCTGCGCCTGCACCTCGCCGTGCTCACGGGCCAGCCGGCGGCGCGCGTGCGGGCACTGCGCGACGAGGTGCTGGGCACGATCGAGGGACGGTCGCTGACCGCGAGCTTCGGCGCTCAACTGCCCCTGGCGCTCGCCGCCGCCGGGCTGCGCACCGCCGACCTCGCCGGACACCGACCGGCGGACTCCGCCTGGCGGGACGCCCTGGACGCCGTGCTGGCCGGGGAGCCGGACCGGGCCCGTGAGCGGTACGAGCGGCTCGGCAGCTCCGGCGACGCGCGGCAGGTCGCCGGGGCCTTCCCGGCCTGAGCCGTGCCGGCCCACCACGCGCGCCGGTCCGGGCGGTCGACGCGGCGACCACCCGGACCGGGTCTTTCAGTTCAGGCCGACGAAGTCGAACGGGATCGACGTGTTGCGCGTGACGCTCTGGCCGCAGGTGCCGGCCGAGTTCCACACCTGCGGCGAGTTGTAGCGCAGCATCTCGAAGTGCAGGTGGGTGCCGCCGATGCCGGGCGGGGACACCCCGCCGGTGTAGCCCATGTAGCCGATGCCGTCGCCACGGTTGAAGTACTCGCCGACCCGCATCCGGGAGACGTAGCCGTCCATGTGCGCGTAGAGGGTGCTCCAGCCGTTGACGTGGGAGATGATCACGTACTTGCCGTACCCACCCGGATCGGTGCCGATGAAGCTGACGCTGCCGCTGTAGGCGGCCGACACCACCGACCGGTAGTTGCCGGCGATGTCGTAGCCGTCGTGGTTGTCGTAGCCGGGGCACCGGTCGTTGACCTTGCTGGTGATGACACCGGTGGCGGGCCACTTGACCGCGCCGTAGGCGGCCTGGGCCGGCGCGATCACGGCCGTCGAGCCGACGCCCACCGTGGCCACCGCGAGAGCGACGGTGGTGAGCAGTCGAAGGAATGTACGTCGCATCGAGGATGTGCTCCTTCCAGCCGGACCAGGGATGGCCGATGCGCGCGCTACATCGACGGCGTCACCATAGAGCGGCCCCGCTTACGTCCGACTTACATCTGCGGGCGGCCCGACCGAGCGAGACAGTTGGCCGCTCGGGCACCGTCCGAAATCTCCCTTGATCGTGATCGGGGCCGCACCGCTAAGGTCGGCCGGACGGTAGAACATGGGGGGAACTGATGACGGCAGTGGATGCAGTGCCCATCGTCTTCGTCCACGGCACGCGCTTCAGCGCGGGACAGTGGAGCATGCAACTCGCCGCGCTCCGGGACGAATTCCCGGTAGTCGCCGTCGACCTGCCCGGCCACGGGAAGCGCTCGGCGCAGCCCTGGAGCCTGAGCAGCGCGACCGAGATCATCGCCTCCGCGGTGGAGTCGCTCGACCGCGGGCCGGCTCTGGTCGTCGGGCACTCGCTCGGCGGATACGCCGCGCTGGAGTTCGCACGGCGTCGCCCGGAGAGATTGCGCGGGCTGGTCCTCGCGGGAGCCAGCGCCTCCACCCGCAGCCCCTGGGCCGCGCCGTACCGATGGGTCGCCGGGCTGGTTGCTCGGATACCGGCGGATCGGCTGGCCCGGTGGAACGACCGGTTGCTGCAGCGGCTCTACCCGCCGGAGGTGGTGGAGGCGACCATCCGTTCCGGCTACGCCTTCCATACCCTGCCCGCAGCCTGGGACGAGGTACTGGGACGCTTCGACGCGGGTGCGATGCGCTTCGTGGAGGCTCCGGTACTGATCCTCAACGGCGAGAAGGACACCGTGTTCCGGGCCGGTGAGGCGGACTTCGCCCGCGCACATCCCCACGCCCGCGTCGAGGTGATCCCGCGAGCGAGACATCTCGCGAACTTCGACGCCCCGGACGCCTTCACTGATGCCGTCCGCCGCTTCGCTCGGCAGCTCACTGCCGTCAGCTGATCGCACCGGCACCGAGATCCTGGCCCGCTGGATCCCCGCGTGCTCGGCCACAAGGCGACGAACCACATTGGAGTGCCAGACGGCGACGACACCGTCGAGGTGAGGGTGGTAGCGACGCAGCTCGGCTTCGCAGCGCCGCGTCCTGGGGTCCTGCCGAGATCGGCGGTCGCCGCCTGGTCAGGTGTCGTCGTGGTCGCGGCCGAGGGTTCGGCGTGGGCGCGCGTCGCGACGCCGGTGAGGATCTCGGCGAGCAGCGGGTAGCTGCGCGCCGCGGTGGTCGACGGCCGGTGGATCACCCGGGGACGCCCTCGCCGGAGGGGCGCGGCCCGCGTCGGGCGTCGGGTTCAGCGGTGGCGGGCCAGTCGCTCGACCTCGGCCAGACCGGTGACGAGATCGCACTCGTCGTCGGTCAGCTTGATCAGCGCCTTGGCCGCCTGGGCCTGCGCGGTGGTGGGCAGCGTGCCGGCGAGCAGATCGGGCAGTACCAGCTCGTAGCCCACCCGGGCCCGGGGCGAGTACCGGTGACGGCCCCGCGCCACCGCCGTCGCCACCCGCAGCCCGTGCTCGTTGCCCGGCGGGACGTGCGGCCGGTCGACCTCGCGCGCCCCGAACCGCATGCGGTGGTGCAGCTCGCACGTCTGGCAGCTCACCGGCCCCCTGGTCAGGGGCGACGCGCAGGCCGGGCAGGTCAGCCGGTCGAGGGCGGCGTCGACCGTCCGCCAGTCGTACCCGGCCGGATCGTCCACGACGAGCCGGGCCACCTCGATCTCGTCGGCGCTGCCGGGGGTGACGTCGAGGTCGGCCAGCAGGCGGTGCCACGACTGGCGCAGCTCGACCTCGATGGTCGCGACGACCCCGGCGAGCAGCGGACTGCGCCATCCGGTCACGATGCTCATGGTGGCAGCCGCCCCTGCGCGTCGCGAGCCGTTTGCCGCCGTGGCCCGCCTCGGCGCGCGCTGCCCGGGGTCGGCCGACGCCGCGCGGCGCCGGCCGACCCGGCG
This genomic interval from Micromonospora coxensis contains the following:
- a CDS encoding alpha/beta fold hydrolase; this encodes MTAVDAVPIVFVHGTRFSAGQWSMQLAALRDEFPVVAVDLPGHGKRSAQPWSLSSATEIIASAVESLDRGPALVVGHSLGGYAALEFARRRPERLRGLVLAGASASTRSPWAAPYRWVAGLVARIPADRLARWNDRLLQRLYPPEVVEATIRSGYAFHTLPAAWDEVLGRFDAGAMRFVEAPVLILNGEKDTVFRAGEADFARAHPHARVEVIPRARHLANFDAPDAFTDAVRRFARQLTAVS
- a CDS encoding AfsR/SARP family transcriptional regulator; translated protein: MTEPSTLWCAVLGPLLVQVGPAPLSLPGKRQQALLAALALQPRVHLPARALSARVWPDESDPPDAALHVLVHRVRRRLAAADPGAARLLRHSARGYLLDLPPGGSDLDTFRDHARRARTAGVDHPALAAEHARRAVELVRGEPGQELWPDPQRWPEVRAVGEEITEVRRIGLQARLRTGDHLAVLSELTALAQREPLTEWIHDLLLRALYLAGRQHEAVTAYARFRAAVAAELGLSPGPGISATYRMVLGHHPALLPAGPPTAHPGRAPGPGVGPRATVTDSPLRDSMRALDRAGDFAAAQGGYDQAVDCYRSLLGLQAEPAERARILLRLGEARYHASGTGHEELAGAAAIFHRDGDLSRAAEALSWRARARWLIPDDADPVGPQLARILDLVDPRRPGPAGTAALVNACGLLAVTGQPRAARRAGLLGLAWARRLALTPLDLRARSNLAMIAVDDGDLGAVDELAAVLAAYRSRGVWVPPALLVTLADAEERAGLLSAARAHRSAAMRVTRSRGATADLAWLEAEQIRESFHRGRWQEATDSARAFLAGPQQEHRMAGEVHLVVGRIAATRGDLSSALRHADAAVRLARRGGGRSTLGPALTLRLHLAVLTGQPAARVRALRDEVLGTIEGRSLTASFGAQLPLALAAAGLRTADLAGHRPADSAWRDALDAVLAGEPDRARERYERLGSSGDARQVAGAFPA
- a CDS encoding low temperature requirement protein A; this encodes MGRRRGGARDLLERREKVRQANFLELFVDLVLVFALSGVVGRVVRDITAESPVVRWRSLVYLLVLSMPLIWLWITTAHITSWFDPRRRKIQWVVLASAFGLLVMASALPGAFVDRGWAYVVPYVALHCLRPLVLLPSVAGHALRDLYLRSLPWCAGVGILWFVGATTAGGARAVLWALAVTIDIVAAQLRWPLPGRPRPPVSAWAMDSGHHLPERYQQLLMIALGETVLAAGVTFTNQTITPATSAGLVVAYLSTVLLWRIYFYRSGQVLADAVAAATDRLAAGRATGIAHVVMVIGIVTTAVGYEIVLTHPGDPPEQAWLAVILGGPALFLYGRIRLERVVFDRLSLRRVVAIATLAVASVPLYFAPPLAAAVVAALVLTGVALADAQHAAGRPPEAPSPAH
- a CDS encoding murein hydrolase activator EnvC family protein: MRRTFLRLLTTVALAVATVGVGSTAVIAPAQAAYGAVKWPATGVITSKVNDRCPGYDNHDGYDIAGNYRSVVSAAYSGSVSFIGTDPGGYGKYVIISHVNGWSTLYAHMDGYVSRMRVGEYFNRGDGIGYMGYTGGVSPPGIGGTHLHFEMLRYNSPQVWNSAGTCGQSVTRNTSIPFDFVGLN